One genomic window of Euleptes europaea isolate rEulEur1 chromosome 10, rEulEur1.hap1, whole genome shotgun sequence includes the following:
- the PKIB gene encoding cAMP-dependent protein kinase inhibitor beta, with translation MTDVEPVVTDFAASGRAGRRNALPDILGSSAAGAGTSELPLKLAELSVSGDEEAEGGETSFSDTAMENQEAEGKGMDS, from the exons ATGACTGATGTGGAGCCTGTGGTCACAGATTTTGCAGCATCGGGGAGAGCAGGCCGCCGAAATGCCTTACCAGATATCCTGGGTTCTTCTGCCGCTGGAGCTGGCACATCAGAACTGCCACTTAAATTAGCTGAACTATCCGTGTCAGGAG ATGAAGAAGCTGAAGGTGGAGAAACCTCATTCTCTGACACTGCAATGGAAAATCAAGAAGCAGAAGGAAAAGGCATGGATTCCTAA